In the Pseudochaenichthys georgianus chromosome 1, fPseGeo1.2, whole genome shotgun sequence genome, one interval contains:
- the fhdc1 gene encoding FH2 domain-containing protein 1, whose product MLVMSCPSTTNEPESCCSEGSSCPTSSITTSDPSSMSGHTNTTLPSLSDDPDTSKHESPTPPPRPPPPPGAPPPPPPPPTTTTHNARKKRRVRSFFWKPIPEEKVRGKPNIWTMSVRQQQYQIDVRSVEELFGQQEEAMAGVRGATLAAGASTGVSRSRSFKESSKDEISILDSKRGMNVGIFLKQFKRSNRSIVEDILKGEGKTYGAELLKDLLKLLPDVEEIKKLQAYKGDPDKLTLVDSFMFLLIQVPQFVVRIEAIVLREEFFPSCAVMSREIDVIRVATKELMSCEELHAILHLVLQAGNIMNAGGYAGNAVGFKLSSLLSLADTKANKPGMNLLHFVAMEAKKKDEELLKFPEKLQDVQSAARISVENIEVEFSSLYVRIKSLEEKVQGDAELLQQLEPFLQSSAQTLQDLKRRRLDLRKEGNALIDFFCEDKDTFKLDEGFRIFQDFCLKFKKAVKDNADRELKEAARQRRLRELEEKRFAWSDADQSGGFGRSSSENDVEMLTKEGLLDFFQQRSQSPSSPLARSASARRHRHTMTSIADQHLRGYLELFGGAGTPSDYSKFNSLPRSGRAVQRKTPPWILDQDDNRELGCDRQVMPPRAETEPISPLARYSSSGINNNEPYNNNNYSSISEGSALPRPFCSAHLPNPNITGHMNVSLEKHTLVRVPQAFDLPSPNNNSNHTHFVNQGDVVVTDLEKERQTLPSNLNLHLHDRVLERGAFPKAAWGGKIDPSTQAGVSLEGEKEEEDNSTVSSTTCDTPLPLDSSVSNKKPLLYIVDCTETDFSVTSDYSEVDSSSLTKEGLYYRPPDCRRSDQENQRDNSSLSSNLESMSPKDQSTNELSRSGDTAPMNVSATTEEWDTESCDTAEGKQGVEKETQGGGSKPVQTKSKATRSKSSVRTLNSSESQGMRKVVPISKPTRTGSSKRTEKPAAHDSGKSIRPLRDQSTPARGRSEKTTRPPRHSSLPPEESKTQRGSSLTGGALRWTRDLTPRKASIHKPSAKPVRNIPKPPPEEKMCRSTMRALAQAQAKGGASPENSCCNSLIAKNTSDVPNFARNTVASQSRTKIELPPPSVPSTPSRSPSLRGRQTPVKQNRMSSTVHSSEERTLGTSLRRVQSVKASSRSAYRSETPPPPTTREDTRKTSIISEKSVQYRDSLTPSRGAKPSWK is encoded by the exons ATGAGTTGTCCATCCACAACCAATGAGCCAGAGAGCTGCTGCAGCGAGGGAAGCAGCTGCCCCACCTCCTCCATCACCACCTCTGACCCCTCCTCTATGTCCGGACACACTAACACCACCCTACCTTCCCTCAGCGACGACCCTGACACCTCTAAACATGAATCTCCCACTCCTCCTCCCCGGCCACCCCCACCTCCAGGGGCACCtccgccccctcctccaccaccaacGACCACCACCCACAACGCCAGGAAGAAGCGGCGCGTCCGCAGCTTCTTCTGGAAGCCGATACCGGAGGAGAAGGTCCGCGGGAAGCCCAACATCTGGACCATGTCGGTGCGGCAGCAGCAGTACCAGATCGATGTTCGCTCGGTGGAGGAGCTCTTCGGGCAGCAGGAAGAGGCGATGGCGGGTGTACGGGGGGCCACGCTGGCTGCTGGAGCCTCAACCGGGGTCTCCAGGTCCCGTTCCTTCAAGGAGAGCAGCAAGGACGAG atTAGCATCCTTGACTCCAAAAGAGGGATGAATGTGGGCATTTTCCTGAAGCAGTTCAAGAG ATCCAACCGCTCAATTGTTGAAGACATACTAAAAGGAGAAGGAAAGACTTATGGAGCGGAGCTGCTCAAAGACCTGCTGAAGCTCCTGCCTGACGTAGAGGAG ATTAAGAAACTCCAGGCGTATAAAGGAGACCCAGACAAGCTGACACTGGTTGATTCCTTTATGTTCCTCCTGATCCAGGTGCCTCA GTTTGTGGTTCGGATCGAGGCCATTGTCCTCCGCGAGGAGTTCTTCCCTTCCTGTGCTGTAATGAGCCGTGAGATTGATGTCATCCGCGTCGCCACTAAAG AGCTGATGAGCTGTGAGGAGCTGCATGCCATTCTGCATCTGGTGCTGCAGGCCGGAAACATCATGAACGCC GGCGGCTATGCAGGAAATGCTGTTGGCTTCAAGCTGTCATCTCTCCTCTCATTGGCCGACACCAAGGCCAACAAACCGGGGATGAACCTGCTGCACTTTGTCGCCATG GAAGCCAAGAAAAAGGACGAGGAGCTGCTCAAATTCCCAGAGAAACTCCAGGATGTCCAGAGTGCAGCCAG AATCTCAGTGGAAAACATTGAGGTGGAGTTTTCCTCCTTATACGTTCGGATTAAATCCCTAGAGGAGAAGGTGCAAGGGGACGCGGAGCTACTGCAGCAGCTGGAGCCCTTTCTGCAG AGTTCAGCGCAGACGCTGCAGGACCTGAAGAGGCGCAGGCTGGATCTGCGGAAAGAGGGGAACGCTCTCATCGACTTCTTCTGTGAAGACAAGGACACCTTCAAGCTGGACGAGGGCTTCCGCATCTTTCAAGACTTCTGCCTCAAGTTCAAGAAAGCTGTCAAG GACAATGCGGACCGTGAGTTGAAGGAAGCAGCCAGACAGCGTCGCCTGCGGGAGTTGGAGGAGAAGCGCTTCGCCTGGTCGGATGCAGATCAGAGTGGGGGGTTTGGTCGCAGCAGCAGTGAGAACGACGTGGAGATGCTCACCAAGGAGGGGCTGCTGGACTTCTTCCAGCAGAGGTCTCAGAGTCCCAGCAGCCCGCTGGCACGCTCCGCCAGCGCCCGCCGCCACCGCCACACCATGACCTCCATAGCAGACCAACATCTCAGAGGATACCTGGAGCTGTTCGGAGGCGCCGGGACTCCATCCGACTACTCAAAGTTCAACAGCCTGCCCCGGTCGGGCCGTGCCGTGCAGCGGAAGACGCCCCCTTGGATCTTAGACCAGGACGACAACCGCGAGCTGGGCTGCGACAGACAGGTGATGCCCCCCCGAGCTGAGACTGAGCCCATCAGCCCCCTGGCTAGGTACTCCTCCTCTGGGATAAACAATAACGAACCTTACAACAACAATAACTACTCATCCATATCAGAGGGCAGCGCTCTGCCTCGTCCCTTTTGCTCTGCCCACCTTCCCAACCCAAATATCACCGGCCACATGAATGTCAGTCTGGAGAAACACACTTTAGTTCGAGTTCCTCAAGCTTTTGACCTGCCTAGTCCTAACAACAACAGTAATCATACACACTTTGTCAACCAGGGGGATGTCGTGGTGACTGATTTGGAGAAGGAAAGACAGACTTTGCCCTCAAATCTGAACCTACACCTACATGATAGAGTTTTAGAAAGAGGAGCATTTCCCAAGGCAGCCTGGGGAGGAAAAATAGATCCTTCAACACAAGCTGGGGTCTCCCTTGAGGGAGAGAAAGAAGAGGAGGACAACAGCACAGTGTCATCAACAACCTGTGACACGCCCCTCCCCCTGGATAGCTCTGTATCCAATAAGAAACCTTTGCTTTACATAGTAGATTGCACAGAAACAGACTTCTCCGTCACCTCTGATTACTCCGAGGTTGATAGCTCATCTCTAACGAAAGAGGGTCTTTATTACAGGCCGCCTGACTGCAGGAGATCTGACCAGGAGAACCAGCGAGATAACAGCTCTTTGTCCTCTAATTTGGAGTCCATGTCTCCCAAAGACCAGTCAACCAATGAGCTGTCAAGATCTGGGGACACAGCGCCCATGAACGTATCTGCTACCACAGAAGAGTGGGACACAGAGAGCTGTGACACCGCAGAGGGAAAGCAAGGTGTGGAGAAAGAGACGCAGGGAGGCGGCAGCAAGCCAGTTCAAACTAAGAGCAAAGCGACCAGGAGCAAGAGCAGCGTGCGGACGCTGAACAGCAGCGAGAGCCAGGGCATGAGGAAGGTCGTGCCCATCAGCAAGCCCACCAGGACAGGAAGCAGCAAGAGAACAGAGAAACCTGCGGCGCACGACAGCGGAAAGTCAATCCGGCCTCTCCGTGACCAGAGCACCCCGGCGAGGGGGCGGAGCGAGAAGACCACGAGACCTCCTCGCCACTCCAGCCTGCCTCCAGAGGAATCAAAAACTCAGAGAGGAAGCAGCCTCACAGGCGGCGCTTTGAGGTGGACACGAGATCTGACTCCGAGAAAGGCCTCCATCCACAAGCCCAGTGCCAAACCCGTGAGGAACATCCCCAAGCCCCCCCCTGAGGAGAAGATGTGCCGCTCCACCATGAGAGCCCTGGCCCAGGCTCAGGCTAAAGGTGGAGCGTCCCCTGAGAACAGCTGTTGTAACTCGCTCATCGCTAAAAACACCTCCGATGTCCCAAACTTTGCCCGCAACACTGTAGCCTCCCAGTCCAGGACCAAGATTGAGCTGCCGCCCCCCTCCGTCCCCTCCACCCCGTCTCGCAGCCCCTCCCTCAGGGGAAGGCAGACCCCAGTGAAGCAGAACAGGATGTCTTCCACAGTGCACAGCAGCGAGGAGCGGACACTCGGGACCAGCCTGCGACGGGTGCAGAGTGTGAAAGCTAGCAGTCGCAGCGCCTACCGCAGTGAGACCCCCCCTCCTCCTACTACACGTGAAGACACGCGTAAGACTAGTATCATTTCAGAGAAGTCCGTCCAGTATAGAGACTCACTGACGCCCAGCAGAGGTGCTAAACCAAGCTGGaagtaa